One genomic segment of Occultella kanbiaonis includes these proteins:
- a CDS encoding HNH endonuclease signature motif containing protein, producing the protein MDWTTGHTPGEGRPEEDGVRPVDVASDPRRDADLSELLAGSLDDRLFVLDAVTAALADVDRLDEQHEHTGRALGEASVRAHRDIEILTGRRLDWLAAEKAEGMWDLSGRVRTYTQHVARTHKMSFARASREVRLAERLSNDLPEAREALRRGELGVEQAGLIATVAASSAARRAALRLPARGLSRPGDAEPSQPGDADPSQPGDADPSQPGETAEADPTGSGAPTQSGAAGEAVLDEDATAESVILHLASTGSFEDLRVVCKYFAALSDAESDERGYKEACEREFFDLASTTGGFHLSGFLTEEHGQLVKQTLAALTPVPAAGDTRSASQRRAQALADGAQLILNQGLAGKGQSVRPHMGVLISAPEFEHIVATSAMHGWAGGDATSVPASDIPDWARAADPDACDARPVFGRDLPPLRPGTGGLTNLKALEHVDWRAILSQPPATWADGTGPVPPSVLRRIACGGEIYRVIFGPDSAVINTGRAHRRFTSAQRRAMIARDRHCTYPGCKAPPAMCEGHHSNVHWAAGGNTDLPNGALLCFYHHRFVDTHQIAMIWQGNEWAFYTPDGERIGPGP; encoded by the coding sequence ATGGACTGGACCACGGGACACACACCCGGCGAAGGGCGCCCGGAGGAGGACGGTGTCCGGCCGGTCGACGTCGCCTCCGACCCTCGGCGTGACGCCGACCTGTCCGAGCTGCTGGCCGGCTCTCTCGACGATCGACTCTTCGTCCTCGACGCCGTCACGGCCGCTCTGGCCGATGTGGACCGGCTCGACGAGCAGCACGAACACACCGGCCGGGCCTTGGGTGAGGCGAGCGTGCGGGCGCACCGGGACATCGAGATCCTGACCGGGCGGCGGTTGGACTGGCTTGCGGCGGAGAAGGCCGAGGGCATGTGGGACCTGTCCGGGCGCGTGCGTACCTACACCCAGCACGTGGCCCGCACCCACAAGATGTCCTTCGCTCGGGCCTCACGCGAGGTCCGGCTCGCCGAGCGGCTGAGCAACGACCTGCCCGAGGCCCGCGAGGCCCTCCGACGCGGGGAGCTGGGCGTCGAGCAGGCCGGGCTGATCGCCACCGTCGCCGCCTCCAGTGCCGCCCGCCGCGCGGCCCTCCGACTCCCCGCGCGCGGCCTCAGCCGGCCCGGCGACGCCGAGCCGAGCCAACCCGGCGACGCCGACCCGAGCCAACCCGGCGACGCCGACCCGAGCCAACCTGGCGAGACGGCCGAGGCCGACCCGACGGGTTCGGGTGCGCCTACGCAATCCGGTGCTGCCGGCGAGGCGGTCCTCGACGAGGACGCGACCGCGGAGTCGGTGATCCTGCACCTGGCGAGTACCGGGTCCTTCGAGGACCTGCGCGTGGTCTGCAAGTACTTCGCCGCGCTCTCCGACGCCGAGTCCGACGAACGCGGCTACAAGGAGGCCTGCGAACGCGAGTTCTTCGACCTGGCCTCGACCACCGGTGGGTTCCACCTCTCCGGGTTCCTGACCGAGGAGCACGGCCAACTGGTCAAGCAGACACTGGCCGCGCTCACGCCCGTCCCAGCCGCAGGAGACACCCGTAGCGCCAGCCAGCGCCGCGCCCAGGCCCTCGCCGACGGTGCCCAGCTGATCCTCAACCAGGGCCTTGCCGGCAAGGGCCAGTCCGTGCGGCCACACATGGGCGTGCTGATCAGCGCACCGGAGTTCGAACACATCGTCGCCACCAGCGCCATGCACGGTTGGGCAGGCGGCGACGCCACGTCCGTGCCCGCCTCCGACATCCCCGACTGGGCCCGCGCAGCCGACCCCGATGCCTGCGACGCGCGGCCCGTGTTCGGCCGTGACCTCCCACCCCTGCGGCCCGGCACCGGCGGTCTGACCAACCTCAAAGCCCTCGAGCACGTGGACTGGCGGGCGATCCTGTCCCAACCACCGGCCACCTGGGCCGACGGCACCGGGCCCGTTCCACCCTCCGTGCTGCGCAGGATCGCCTGCGGTGGCGAGATCTACCGCGTCATCTTCGGACCCGACTCCGCCGTGATCAACACCGGCAGGGCCCACCGCCGCTTCACCTCCGCCCAGCGCCGCGCAATGATCGCACGCGACCGGCACTGCACCTACCCCGGCTGCAAGGCCCCTCCGGCCATGTGCGAGGGTCACCACTCCAACGTCCACTGGGCCGCCGGCGGGAACACCGACCTGCCCAACGGCGCGCTGCTGTGCTTCTACCATCACCGCTTCGTGGACACCCACCAGATCGCCATGATCTGGCAGGGCAACGAGTGGGCCTTCTACACCCCCGACGGTGAGCGCATCGGCCCCGGGCCATGA
- a CDS encoding SACE_7040 family transcriptional regulator, protein MSESAGSAAGSGAVVAGSRREEILAAAADLFARHGFRGVSIYDIGAAVGISGPALYRHFRSKGALLSEMLVSISATLLSEGRRRSEAAEDPTAALAALVDWHIEFALDHLPLITIQYRDLDSLAEAERDEVRRLQREYVEIWVRLIRELYPEVEERTARSGAHAVFGLINSTPHSARLARADMEALLRTMALAALAGVATTVQG, encoded by the coding sequence ATGAGCGAGTCTGCGGGATCCGCCGCCGGGTCCGGTGCCGTGGTTGCCGGGTCCCGACGCGAGGAGATCCTCGCCGCGGCTGCGGACCTCTTCGCCCGACACGGCTTCCGAGGCGTCTCCATCTACGACATCGGCGCAGCGGTCGGAATCTCCGGGCCTGCTCTGTACCGGCACTTCCGGAGCAAGGGTGCCCTCCTCAGCGAGATGCTGGTCTCGATCAGCGCCACCCTGCTGTCCGAGGGCAGACGGCGCTCCGAGGCAGCCGAGGACCCGACCGCCGCGCTTGCTGCCCTGGTCGACTGGCACATCGAGTTCGCTCTGGATCATCTCCCGCTGATCACCATCCAGTACCGGGACCTCGACAGCCTGGCCGAGGCGGAGCGCGACGAGGTCCGCCGGTTGCAACGGGAGTACGTCGAGATCTGGGTCCGGCTGATCCGCGAGCTGTACCCCGAGGTCGAGGAGCGCACCGCGAGGTCGGGGGCGCACGCCGTGTTCGGGCTGATCAACTCGACGCCGCACAGTGCCAGGCTGGCCCGGGCCGACATGGAAGCCCTGCTGCGCACCATGGCTCTCGCGGCGCTGGCGGGCGTGGCGACGACCGTCCAGGGGTGA
- a CDS encoding carboxyl transferase domain-containing protein: MAKAGPVTTLSSLTAELRDRLATVRTGGSESSRERHLARGKLLVRDRIDRLLDPGSPFLELSPLAAYDLYGGEVPSAGIVTGLGQVSGRTCVIVANDATVKGGTYYPVTVKKHLRAQEIAAANRLPCIYLVDSGGAYLPFQDEVFPDRDHFGRIFFNQASLSSRGIPQIAAVMGSCTAGGAYVPAMSDESVIVRNQGTIFLAGPPLVKAATGEVVTAEELGGGDVHARVSGVVDHLAEDDEDAVAIVRRIVATFERPADPSIQQIAVEEPAKDPAALLDLVPTDPRVSYDVREVITRIVDGSRFAEFKELYGQSLVCGFAHVWGFPVGVVANNGILFSESALKGAHFIELCNQRGIPLVFLQNISGFMVGREYERGGIAKDGAKLVTAVACSVVPKFTVVIGGSFGAGNYGMAGRAFDPRFLWMWPNARISVMGGEQAASVLATVRRDGIAARGGEWPAEEEAEFVAGIHEQYERQGSPYYSTARLWDDGIIDPLDTRRVLGMGLAAAANAPIPEPRYGIFRM, encoded by the coding sequence ATGGCGAAGGCCGGTCCGGTCACGACGCTCTCGTCACTCACCGCCGAGTTGCGCGACCGCCTGGCCACGGTCCGGACGGGCGGCAGCGAGTCCTCCCGCGAGCGGCACCTCGCTCGGGGCAAGCTGCTGGTCCGCGACCGGATCGACCGACTCCTCGACCCGGGTTCTCCGTTCCTCGAGCTCTCGCCCCTCGCTGCCTATGACCTGTACGGCGGCGAGGTCCCCTCTGCCGGGATCGTCACCGGCCTCGGCCAGGTGTCCGGGCGGACCTGCGTCATCGTGGCGAACGACGCGACCGTCAAGGGCGGCACCTACTACCCGGTGACCGTCAAGAAGCATCTGCGCGCCCAGGAGATCGCGGCGGCGAACCGACTGCCGTGCATCTACCTGGTCGACTCGGGCGGCGCCTACCTGCCATTCCAGGATGAGGTCTTCCCCGACCGGGACCACTTCGGCCGGATCTTCTTCAACCAGGCCAGCCTCTCCTCGCGTGGCATCCCCCAGATCGCCGCCGTGATGGGCTCGTGCACCGCGGGCGGGGCCTATGTACCCGCGATGTCCGACGAGTCGGTGATCGTGCGGAACCAGGGCACGATCTTCCTGGCCGGGCCGCCGCTCGTGAAGGCGGCGACCGGCGAGGTCGTGACCGCCGAGGAGCTCGGCGGCGGCGACGTGCACGCCCGGGTCTCCGGCGTCGTGGACCACCTCGCCGAGGACGATGAGGACGCCGTCGCCATCGTGCGGCGGATCGTGGCGACCTTCGAGCGCCCGGCGGACCCGTCGATCCAGCAGATCGCCGTCGAGGAACCGGCGAAGGACCCGGCAGCCCTGCTCGACCTCGTCCCGACCGATCCCCGCGTCTCCTACGACGTCCGTGAGGTCATCACCCGGATCGTCGACGGCTCCCGGTTCGCCGAGTTCAAGGAGCTCTACGGGCAGAGCCTGGTCTGTGGCTTCGCGCACGTGTGGGGCTTCCCGGTCGGCGTCGTGGCCAACAACGGGATCCTGTTCAGCGAATCGGCGCTGAAGGGCGCGCACTTCATCGAGCTGTGCAACCAGCGTGGCATCCCCCTCGTGTTCCTCCAGAACATCAGCGGCTTCATGGTCGGGCGCGAGTACGAACGCGGTGGCATCGCCAAGGACGGCGCGAAACTTGTCACCGCCGTCGCCTGCTCCGTCGTACCGAAGTTCACCGTCGTGATCGGAGGCTCCTTCGGGGCCGGCAACTACGGCATGGCCGGACGCGCCTTCGACCCGCGCTTCCTGTGGATGTGGCCGAACGCCCGCATCTCGGTGATGGGCGGCGAGCAGGCCGCGTCCGTGCTGGCCACCGTCCGTCGCGACGGCATCGCGGCGCGCGGCGGCGAGTGGCCGGCCGAGGAGGAGGCGGAGTTCGTCGCCGGCATCCACGAGCAGTACGAGCGGCAGGGCTCGCCCTACTACTCGACGGCGCGCCTCTGGGACGACGGCATCATCGATCCGCTCGACACCCGTCGGGTCCTCGGGATGGGGCTGGCCGCGGCCGCGAACGCCCCGATTCCGGAGCCTCGCTACGGCATCTTCCGCATGTGA
- a CDS encoding biotin carboxylase N-terminal domain-containing protein has translation MSFGTLLVANRGEIAVRVLRAAREAGLRTVAVYSDADRDAPHVRVADTAVRLGPPPAAESYLSIPALIDAAARSGADAVHPGYGFLSERAEFAAACRDAGLVFVGPSPEVIDLMGRKDEARRIAATAGVPMLPAVEGADDEALMAAARAEIGFPLLVKAVSGGGGKGMRIVRDASALPAALAAARREAKAAFGDDSMLIERYVEHGRHIEVQVLADSHGNVLHLFDRDCSVQRRHQKVVEEAPAPTISAAVRESVTSAAIRLATEVGYVNAGTVEFQVQGEEAYFLEMNTRLQVEHPVTEFVTGIDLVAEQLRIAQGEALSFTQDQVTVTGHAIEARVYAEDPDAQFLPQAGSARTVRWSTRARVDEALASGQQVGTWYDPMLAKIITHAPTREAARRRLVEAIDDSAVVGLTTNLGFLRRLVASPEFTAAELDTAWLDRADAPFPAESSDLALVVAGWLLADGTPPAHPFVAGDGWRDGGPAAPVVRTFAVGGDRRAVRVDRRAREVHVEDVRPRDAGRSGPGEHVGAGGARVATVRPMLAPPGRARLEIDGVVHEVTYELDQGAAVVCLHGQNYTIRPAGSLAPEHAAPTEDLVRAPMPGLVLDVVVLPGQVVTRGTHLGVLEAMKMEVTLTAPHDGTVSAVAVVPGAQVTTGQELFTVTAGGTDAGGTDDPGTNGGETDDAGTVATGVPAP, from the coding sequence ATGAGTTTCGGAACCCTCCTGGTCGCCAACCGGGGCGAGATCGCGGTGCGGGTCCTGCGCGCCGCCCGCGAGGCCGGGCTTCGGACCGTTGCGGTCTACTCCGACGCGGACCGAGACGCACCGCACGTGCGCGTCGCCGACACCGCGGTCAGGCTGGGCCCGCCACCAGCTGCCGAGTCCTACCTGTCGATCCCCGCCCTGATCGACGCCGCCGCCCGATCCGGAGCCGACGCGGTGCACCCCGGCTACGGCTTCCTCTCCGAACGCGCCGAGTTCGCGGCAGCCTGCCGCGACGCGGGTCTGGTGTTCGTAGGCCCCTCGCCCGAGGTGATCGACCTGATGGGCCGCAAGGACGAGGCGCGTCGGATCGCCGCGACGGCCGGTGTGCCGATGCTGCCCGCGGTCGAGGGCGCCGACGACGAGGCGCTCATGGCCGCCGCGCGCGCCGAGATCGGCTTCCCGCTCCTGGTCAAGGCCGTCTCGGGCGGGGGCGGCAAGGGCATGCGGATCGTCCGTGATGCGTCCGCGCTGCCCGCGGCCCTCGCCGCCGCTCGCCGCGAGGCGAAGGCAGCGTTCGGCGACGACTCGATGCTCATCGAGCGCTACGTCGAGCACGGCCGCCACATCGAGGTCCAGGTGCTCGCGGACTCCCATGGCAACGTGCTGCACCTGTTCGACCGGGATTGCTCGGTGCAGCGACGTCACCAGAAGGTCGTCGAGGAGGCCCCGGCGCCGACCATCAGCGCCGCCGTGCGGGAGAGTGTGACGAGCGCCGCGATCCGGCTCGCGACCGAGGTCGGATACGTGAATGCGGGCACCGTGGAGTTCCAGGTACAGGGCGAGGAGGCGTACTTCCTCGAGATGAACACCCGGCTCCAGGTCGAGCACCCCGTGACGGAGTTCGTCACCGGTATCGACCTGGTCGCCGAGCAGCTCCGCATCGCCCAGGGCGAGGCCCTGTCGTTCACCCAGGACCAGGTCACGGTCACCGGGCACGCCATCGAGGCCCGCGTCTACGCCGAGGACCCGGACGCCCAGTTCCTGCCGCAGGCCGGGTCCGCCCGGACGGTGCGCTGGTCCACGCGGGCACGGGTCGACGAAGCCCTCGCCAGCGGTCAGCAGGTCGGCACCTGGTACGACCCGATGCTCGCCAAGATCATCACCCACGCACCGACGCGCGAGGCCGCCCGCCGCCGGCTCGTCGAGGCGATCGACGACTCCGCAGTCGTCGGGCTCACCACGAACCTCGGGTTCCTGCGCCGCCTGGTCGCGAGCCCCGAGTTCACCGCAGCGGAGCTCGACACGGCCTGGCTGGACCGCGCCGACGCACCCTTCCCGGCTGAGTCATCCGACCTCGCACTTGTCGTGGCGGGGTGGCTGCTGGCCGACGGTACGCCTCCTGCGCACCCGTTCGTGGCGGGAGACGGCTGGCGCGACGGTGGACCGGCGGCCCCGGTCGTCCGCACCTTCGCCGTGGGCGGGGATCGGCGCGCGGTCCGGGTCGACCGGCGCGCACGCGAGGTGCACGTGGAGGACGTCCGCCCTCGAGACGCCGGCCGGTCCGGCCCGGGAGAACACGTCGGAGCGGGCGGCGCCCGGGTCGCGACCGTGCGCCCTATGCTCGCCCCGCCGGGCCGCGCCCGGCTGGAGATCGACGGCGTCGTGCACGAGGTGACGTACGAGCTCGACCAGGGGGCCGCCGTCGTCTGCCTGCACGGCCAGAACTACACGATCCGGCCTGCCGGCAGCCTGGCCCCGGAACACGCCGCGCCCACCGAGGACCTCGTCCGTGCACCGATGCCCGGCCTCGTCCTGGACGTCGTCGTCCTCCCGGGACAGGTCGTCACCAGAGGGACGCACCTCGGCGTGCTCGAAGCCATGAAGATGGAGGTGACGCTGACGGCGCCGCACGACGGCACCGTCAGCGCCGTCGCCGTGGTCCCCGGCGCCCAGGTCACGACCGGGCAGGAACTGTTCACCGTGACCGCCGGCGGCACCGACGCCGGCGGCACCGACGACCCTGGCACCAACGGCGGTGAGACGGACGACGCCGGCACTGTGGCGACCGGCGTACCTGCGCCATGA
- a CDS encoding biotin transporter BioY, with protein MSMTLSPPVLGDLLPATRLRDAALVVGGAATVALVGQISVPLPFTPVPLTLGTFAALAVGAALGPVRATLSLGLFLAAGIIGAPVFAGWGSGWEAASFGYALGYLPAAALAGWLAARGADRSVWRAAAMYAAAGAVIYLFGVPWLMVALGVGLPEAIALGVLPFLVGDALKAAAVALLLPGTWRLLGSRAGSDDLADPAPRRSTST; from the coding sequence ATGTCGATGACCCTCAGTCCGCCCGTGCTGGGCGATCTGCTCCCCGCGACCCGCCTGCGTGACGCTGCCCTCGTCGTCGGCGGCGCCGCCACCGTCGCGCTGGTCGGCCAGATCTCCGTGCCGCTGCCGTTCACCCCGGTCCCACTGACGCTCGGGACGTTCGCCGCGCTCGCCGTCGGGGCCGCGCTGGGACCGGTCCGCGCCACGCTCAGCCTCGGCCTGTTCCTGGCTGCCGGGATCATCGGCGCGCCGGTGTTCGCCGGCTGGGGCTCCGGATGGGAGGCAGCCTCCTTCGGCTACGCGCTCGGCTACCTGCCGGCCGCCGCCCTCGCGGGCTGGCTGGCCGCCCGCGGCGCGGACCGCTCCGTGTGGCGTGCGGCCGCCATGTACGCGGCGGCGGGCGCGGTGATCTACCTGTTCGGGGTCCCGTGGCTCATGGTCGCGCTGGGGGTCGGCCTGCCCGAGGCGATCGCCCTGGGAGTGCTCCCGTTCCTCGTCGGCGACGCGCTCAAGGCGGCCGCGGTCGCCCTCCTGCTGCCCGGCACCTGGCGCCTCCTGGGCAGCCGCGCCGGATCGGACGACCTCGCCGACCCGGCTCCGCGGAGGTCGACCTCGACATGA
- a CDS encoding MaoC family dehydratase — protein sequence MSDPTEPRAVVVQRGLYYEEFDTGVLYQHRPGRTVTEADNVLFTTLTMNTQSLHLDAAWSAGQPFGQRLVNSMFTLATLVGSSVAQLTQGTIVANLGFEAVTFPHPLYHGDTLYSETRVRSKRLSSSRPGQGIVTLEHTGRNQDGTIVATAVRSTLVWCEDAIGEAPQ from the coding sequence ATGAGCGACCCGACCGAGCCGCGCGCCGTCGTGGTGCAGCGGGGCCTGTACTACGAGGAGTTCGACACGGGCGTGCTCTACCAGCACCGCCCGGGGCGCACCGTCACCGAGGCGGACAACGTGCTGTTCACGACCCTCACCATGAACACGCAGTCGCTGCACCTCGACGCCGCCTGGTCCGCGGGCCAGCCGTTCGGACAGCGCCTGGTGAACTCGATGTTCACGCTGGCCACCCTGGTGGGATCGTCGGTCGCCCAACTGACCCAGGGCACGATCGTGGCCAACCTCGGGTTCGAGGCGGTCACGTTCCCCCATCCGCTCTACCACGGCGACACCCTCTACTCGGAGACGCGGGTGCGCAGCAAGCGGCTCTCGTCCTCGCGCCCGGGCCAGGGCATCGTGACCCTTGAGCACACCGGCCGGAACCAGGACGGCACCATCGTCGCCACCGCCGTCAGGTCCACGCTGGTGTGGTGCGAGGACGCGATCGGCGAGGCCCCGCAGTGA
- a CDS encoding HpcH/HpaI aldolase/citrate lyase family protein, with protein sequence MSPTVPESGTGIAWGPALLFCPADRPDRFAKAAERADAVILDLEDAVAPERKAQARDALRAHPLDPTRTIVRVNAVGGPEFEADLEAVVGTDYRTVMLAKAESPAQVARLGGFEVVALCETALGVLAAPEIAAVPAVRALMWGAEDLLASLGGTSSRAGDGGYRDVARAARSAVLLAAGAHGKAAIDAVHLDIADLDGLAAEAADANASGFSATACIHPGQVETIRAAYRPGPGQVAWAREVLAAASDQPGVFRHKGQMIDEPVLRQARTVLARVGEPG encoded by the coding sequence GTGAGCCCGACAGTCCCCGAGAGCGGGACCGGCATCGCCTGGGGGCCGGCGCTGCTGTTCTGCCCGGCCGACCGGCCGGACCGATTCGCCAAGGCGGCCGAGCGGGCGGACGCCGTCATCCTGGACCTGGAGGACGCCGTCGCCCCGGAGCGCAAGGCGCAGGCCCGGGACGCACTGCGCGCGCACCCGCTCGACCCGACCCGCACGATCGTGAGGGTCAACGCCGTCGGCGGCCCGGAGTTCGAGGCCGACCTCGAGGCGGTCGTCGGCACCGACTACCGCACGGTCATGCTGGCCAAGGCGGAGTCGCCGGCGCAGGTCGCCCGGCTCGGCGGCTTCGAGGTGGTCGCCCTGTGCGAGACCGCACTCGGTGTGCTGGCGGCGCCCGAGATCGCGGCCGTTCCGGCGGTGCGCGCCCTGATGTGGGGCGCCGAGGATCTGCTGGCGTCCTTGGGCGGTACGTCGAGTCGAGCCGGCGACGGCGGCTACCGGGACGTCGCACGGGCGGCCCGTTCGGCGGTGCTACTTGCCGCGGGCGCGCACGGCAAGGCTGCGATCGACGCCGTGCATCTGGACATCGCCGATCTCGACGGGCTCGCGGCCGAGGCCGCGGACGCCAACGCGAGCGGCTTCAGCGCGACCGCCTGCATCCATCCCGGGCAGGTCGAGACGATCCGCGCGGCGTATCGCCCCGGCCCGGGTCAGGTCGCGTGGGCAAGGGAAGTCCTTGCGGCCGCGAGCGACCAGCCGGGAGTGTTCCGGCACAAGGGTCAGATGATCGACGAGCCGGTTCTGCGTCAGGCCCGCACGGTCCTGGCCCGGGTCGGCGAACCGGGCTGA
- a CDS encoding SufE family protein, with amino-acid sequence MTDTSDLTAALRGIVDDFNALTTADRLQLLLEFSTGLPELPERYAAHPELLEGVPECQSPIFLVVEVDGSGPDAPVHLFFSAPAEAPTTRGFAGILYEGLNGLTAADVQAVPNDISDRLGLAEAVSPLRLRGMAGMLGRIKRQVREKSGI; translated from the coding sequence ATGACCGACACGTCCGACCTGACGGCTGCCCTGAGGGGCATCGTCGACGACTTCAATGCGCTCACGACGGCGGACCGGTTGCAGCTGCTGCTCGAGTTCTCGACCGGTCTGCCGGAACTGCCGGAGCGGTACGCCGCGCACCCCGAGCTCCTCGAGGGTGTGCCGGAGTGCCAGTCCCCGATCTTCCTGGTCGTCGAGGTGGACGGCAGCGGCCCGGACGCTCCGGTGCACCTGTTCTTCTCGGCGCCGGCCGAGGCGCCGACCACCCGCGGTTTCGCGGGCATCCTGTACGAGGGCCTGAACGGGCTCACCGCCGCAGACGTCCAGGCCGTGCCGAACGACATCTCCGACCGGCTCGGCCTCGCCGAGGCCGTCAGCCCGCTGCGGCTGCGTGGGATGGCCGGGATGCTCGGCCGCATCAAGCGGCAGGTGCGGGAGAAGTCCGGGATCTGA
- a CDS encoding sulfurtransferase, with protein MSLLFDDDPKFTAYANPERLVSTQWLADHLGDEGLAVVESDEDVLLYETGHIPGAVKVDWHLDLNDAVTRDYVDGAGFAKLLGGKGITRDTTVVIYGDKNNWWAAYALWVFALFGHPDVRLLDGGRAKWVAEGREFTTDVPSPAPVDYPVVEREDDGVRAFKEDVLGFLGGQLVDVRSLPEYTGERTHMPDYPDEGTVRGGHIPGAQSVPWARAANEDGTFRSRADLDAIYRQEKGLTPSEPVIAYCRIGERSAHSWFVLQHLLGFPNVRNYDGSWTEWGNSVRVPIARGAEPGDVPAP; from the coding sequence ATGTCGCTGCTCTTCGACGACGACCCGAAGTTCACCGCCTACGCCAACCCGGAGCGGCTGGTGAGCACGCAGTGGCTCGCGGATCACCTCGGTGACGAGGGCCTCGCCGTCGTCGAGAGCGACGAGGACGTGCTGCTCTACGAGACCGGGCACATCCCGGGCGCCGTGAAGGTGGACTGGCACCTCGACCTGAACGACGCGGTCACCCGTGACTACGTGGACGGCGCGGGGTTCGCCAAGCTCCTCGGTGGCAAGGGCATCACGCGGGACACCACCGTGGTCATCTACGGGGACAAGAACAACTGGTGGGCCGCCTACGCGCTGTGGGTGTTCGCGCTGTTCGGCCACCCGGACGTGCGCCTGCTCGACGGCGGCCGGGCCAAGTGGGTGGCCGAGGGGCGCGAGTTCACCACGGACGTGCCGAGCCCGGCGCCGGTCGACTACCCGGTCGTCGAGCGCGAGGACGACGGCGTGCGCGCCTTCAAGGAGGACGTGCTCGGCTTCCTCGGTGGGCAGCTCGTGGACGTCCGGTCGCTGCCGGAGTACACCGGCGAGCGCACCCACATGCCCGACTACCCGGACGAGGGCACCGTGCGCGGCGGCCACATCCCCGGTGCGCAGTCGGTGCCGTGGGCCAGGGCGGCGAACGAGGACGGCACGTTCCGCTCCCGCGCCGACCTGGACGCGATCTACCGTCAGGAGAAGGGCCTCACCCCATCGGAGCCCGTGATCGCCTACTGCCGCATCGGCGAGCGTTCCGCGCACTCGTGGTTCGTGCTGCAGCACCTGCTGGGCTTCCCGAACGTCCGCAACTACGACGGTTCCTGGACCGAGTGGGGCAACTCGGTGCGGGTGCCGATCGCCCGTGGCGCGGAGCCCGGGGACGTTCCCGCTCCATGA
- a CDS encoding ABC transporter ATP-binding protein — protein MHAIEITDLHKSYGPVEALRGVSFTAAEGRVVGLLGPNGAGKSTSVHILLGLARATSGTAAIAGSAYSDLDHPARVVGALLDQGGLHRGRSGRDHLRVLAAAAHLPEAAVAVALEKVGMTRAADRRVGTYSLGMRQRIGLAAALLGEPRILVLDEPANGLDPAGMAWLRGMLRSFADGGGTVLLASHVLAEVAQVADDLVVIGEGRVLADGPLADVMAGDTLEHAYLDLTAASEGMF, from the coding sequence ATGCACGCGATCGAGATCACCGATCTCCACAAGTCGTACGGCCCCGTCGAAGCCCTGCGCGGCGTCAGCTTCACGGCCGCGGAGGGTCGCGTCGTCGGCCTCCTCGGCCCGAACGGCGCCGGCAAGTCCACGAGCGTCCACATCCTGCTCGGGCTCGCCCGGGCCACCTCGGGCACGGCCGCCATCGCGGGCAGCGCCTACTCCGACCTCGACCACCCGGCCCGCGTCGTCGGCGCCCTGCTCGACCAGGGCGGCCTGCACCGCGGCCGCAGCGGCCGCGACCACCTGCGCGTCCTCGCAGCCGCCGCCCACCTGCCCGAGGCGGCTGTCGCCGTCGCCCTGGAGAAGGTCGGCATGACCCGCGCCGCGGACCGACGCGTCGGCACCTACTCGCTCGGTATGCGCCAGCGGATCGGCCTGGCGGCTGCGCTGCTCGGCGAGCCCCGGATCCTCGTCCTAGACGAGCCCGCGAACGGGCTCGACCCGGCGGGCATGGCCTGGTTGCGCGGCATGCTGCGCTCCTTCGCCGACGGCGGGGGCACCGTCCTGCTTGCCTCTCACGTGCTCGCCGAGGTCGCCCAGGTGGCCGACGACCTCGTGGTCATCGGCGAGGGCCGCGTCCTCGCCGATGGCCCGCTCGCCGACGTGATGGCCGGCGACACCCTCGAGCATGCCTACCTCGACCTGACCGCCGCCTCCGAAGGGATGTTCTGA